In one window of Paenibacillus xylanexedens DNA:
- a CDS encoding CD3337/EF1877 family mobilome membrane protein, which translates to MKRWIRYGMLILTFFMSCMLPIASAADPDVLSGKNISSNLFNTNHEVTSNGSPAYYQIDVTSKTGDDEEEGNVFTQAFSTVGSWISGDAVKDSIMAQFYEAMNFMVNILFKMNLYMSNAMLTVLDYAFDFDVVNTLIERIEGVMQSITGISSLGFSGMGLYGKLIGIIGISIGLLFLYQYFFKHAQIEAVGNLVKTFVILVVTLLFFSNYGTVLKGANALTTEATAIIMGAGSGLSEDGTTSGRQSMGNNMWDLFVHRPYLYMQYGTDKENEVGESRVDELLSLPPGQSRQDYVEKREVGDSGNGMMTYVQVPERLVFTGLYTVVNGITSIPIFALGLLIIVLQFWFLAVAALAPFYLLIAAFPAGGGVFRRYTEELSLPLILKLGVSFIALIVFTMSEIVYQEGNTDSIGYIAVAIIEFVILVLIFLIRNRLIKILFAGNQAARQLAMEASQIDRRMNAARQKATSGAAQAVGTMAGGPAAGAAAGAVVDSMESGRDTSPAAALENESLDASDNYVTDSVDADNDLDDNVPLESERLGDPPPLGASGSGVSAKVMAGVMAGAAGSAGAEVAATSSMSSGPSGAPPTVSLNDAKGNTEAAGDLAIPAFMRQRPRGANGQAPGTVQGSGTGSGNVTPLHGGSGASANGIYDESARSNDYFSGSRNFRNESESLSGGQGPSGHDDSLFASLPQEDPAIDSRPPQSSANRGQAPQTVPLHTTPGVQRPNAGQRQESSERRPQPERFRTSRGVESLGSRSVEHQEADHADSSSIRSGQTENRVQSIPLHPSSSEEDES; encoded by the coding sequence ATGAAACGCTGGATTCGTTATGGCATGCTCATCCTTACTTTTTTTATGAGCTGCATGCTACCCATAGCCAGCGCAGCCGATCCAGACGTATTGTCCGGTAAAAATATCTCATCGAATTTGTTTAATACTAACCACGAAGTGACTAGTAACGGATCTCCTGCCTATTACCAGATTGATGTCACTTCCAAAACAGGGGACGACGAAGAAGAGGGTAATGTGTTTACCCAAGCGTTCTCTACGGTGGGAAGCTGGATTTCGGGGGATGCTGTAAAGGACTCTATTATGGCCCAATTCTATGAAGCCATGAACTTCATGGTCAACATCCTTTTCAAAATGAATCTGTACATGAGTAATGCGATGTTAACCGTACTGGACTATGCATTTGATTTTGACGTAGTAAATACGTTGATCGAGCGTATAGAAGGGGTCATGCAGAGTATAACTGGTATATCCTCTTTGGGCTTTAGTGGTATGGGATTGTATGGGAAGCTGATTGGTATTATTGGAATTTCAATCGGATTACTATTTCTTTATCAGTATTTCTTCAAACATGCCCAAATTGAAGCGGTAGGTAATTTAGTTAAGACGTTTGTGATTTTGGTCGTTACTCTGCTGTTTTTCAGCAACTATGGAACTGTGTTGAAGGGGGCTAATGCGCTCACGACAGAAGCTACAGCGATTATTATGGGAGCCGGTTCAGGACTAAGTGAAGATGGTACAACGAGTGGAAGACAGAGCATGGGAAACAATATGTGGGATTTATTTGTCCATCGTCCCTATTTATATATGCAATATGGGACCGACAAAGAAAACGAGGTGGGGGAGAGTCGAGTTGATGAATTACTTTCTTTACCACCGGGCCAGAGCCGCCAAGATTATGTGGAAAAGAGAGAGGTTGGGGATTCTGGAAACGGTATGATGACCTATGTACAAGTCCCGGAGCGTTTGGTTTTTACTGGACTGTACACTGTAGTTAATGGGATCACATCCATTCCGATATTCGCTTTGGGGTTACTCATTATTGTGCTTCAGTTTTGGTTTTTGGCCGTGGCCGCACTTGCACCGTTTTACTTGCTCATTGCAGCATTTCCAGCGGGGGGCGGTGTGTTCCGGCGATATACGGAGGAACTGTCATTGCCGCTTATCCTAAAATTAGGTGTATCGTTTATAGCGCTAATCGTGTTTACCATGTCGGAGATCGTCTATCAGGAGGGTAACACCGACAGCATCGGGTATATTGCTGTTGCGATTATTGAGTTTGTAATCCTGGTGTTGATCTTCTTGATTCGGAATCGCTTGATCAAAATTTTATTTGCCGGCAACCAAGCTGCGCGGCAACTGGCTATGGAAGCATCACAGATTGACCGCCGTATGAATGCGGCAAGACAGAAGGCAACAAGCGGAGCTGCTCAGGCGGTGGGAACCATGGCCGGTGGACCAGCAGCGGGAGCTGCTGCCGGAGCAGTCGTGGATAGTATGGAGAGCGGCAGAGATACAAGCCCCGCAGCCGCATTAGAAAATGAAAGCCTGGACGCTTCAGATAACTATGTCACGGATAGTGTAGATGCCGATAACGATCTTGACGATAACGTACCCCTAGAATCGGAACGTTTAGGAGATCCGCCACCGCTGGGAGCTAGTGGCAGCGGCGTGAGCGCCAAAGTGATGGCCGGGGTAATGGCTGGAGCTGCGGGGAGTGCCGGTGCAGAAGTAGCGGCGACAAGTTCCATGAGTAGTGGGCCTTCAGGAGCACCGCCTACAGTATCTTTAAACGATGCGAAGGGTAACACTGAAGCTGCTGGAGACTTGGCAATACCAGCCTTCATGCGCCAAAGACCACGGGGCGCTAACGGACAAGCTCCTGGAACTGTTCAGGGTTCGGGTACCGGCTCTGGAAACGTTACGCCATTACATGGCGGCTCAGGGGCATCAGCGAACGGGATCTATGATGAATCTGCTAGATCTAATGATTATTTCAGTGGGAGCAGGAATTTCCGGAATGAATCCGAGTCGTTATCTGGCGGCCAAGGTCCTTCAGGACATGATGATTCATTATTTGCGTCTTTACCGCAGGAAGATCCAGCGATAGACTCGCGGCCACCACAAAGTTCGGCTAACCGTGGGCAAGCACCGCAGACGGTACCTCTTCATACGACTCCTGGTGTACAACGTCCAAATGCAGGACAACGCCAAGAATCTAGCGAAAGAAGACCGCAGCCTGAGAGGTTCCGAACATCCAGAGGGGTAGAATCACTTGGGAGTAGGAGCGTAGAGCATCAGGAAGCAGATCATGCCGATTCGTCCTCTATACGTTCTGGACAGACGGAAAACCGGGTGCAGAGCATTCCGTTACATCCTTCCAGCAGCGAGGAGGATGAGTCATGA
- a CDS encoding reverse transcriptase/maturase family protein: MRSPETVLDNLAKQALRPDYKFQRLYRNLYNTDFYLMAYSKIYAKEGNMTPGSEGETIDGMSLERIQMLIQNLKDFSYQPKPSRRVYIPKKNGGKRPLGVPSFEDKLLQEVIRMILNSIYDPVFSTKSHGFRENRSCHTALKQVKNTFTGVKWFVEGDIKGFFDNIDHHTLINILKRRIDDEAFMNLIWKFLRAGFVENWTFNNTYSGTPQGGIISPVLSNIYLNELDNFVAKLKYSFDKGKARKRLKEYRTREARLIRAKGSYRARWTELKPVEKEMCRQHVKELKKQMMELPYKDPMDDGYRRIQYVRYADDFLLGVIGSKEDCIGIKQAITKFLETELKIELSQEKTLITHSSKSARFLGYDVRISHDADTTKKTASGHKQRTRTMAVELLMPHEAWRDKLLDYKALKIESDTQKWESIHRGHLLQNDDLEILLAYNAEIRGIYNYYKLANDVYKLDSFKHIMEYSMYKTFANKYKTSVRKINAKFRINGHFGVRYDTKKGSKVAFFYSAGFKKVQSEEFDPKMDLLADYKRNYIYNRTKLVDRLLSRKCEWCEMEGVPLQMHHVRKLKDLKGKKRWEKRMIERKRKTLALCRSCHLDLHNGKLD, translated from the coding sequence ATGAGAAGTCCAGAAACCGTGCTAGACAATCTAGCCAAGCAAGCATTACGTCCAGATTATAAGTTCCAGAGGCTATATAGGAATCTGTACAATACAGATTTCTATCTAATGGCTTACTCAAAAATTTACGCTAAAGAAGGAAACATGACTCCAGGTTCAGAGGGAGAAACCATCGACGGTATGAGCCTTGAGCGTATCCAAATGTTGATTCAAAACCTTAAAGACTTCAGCTATCAACCCAAACCATCCAGAAGGGTATACATTCCGAAAAAGAATGGTGGAAAACGCCCCTTGGGAGTTCCCTCATTTGAAGATAAGCTCTTGCAAGAAGTGATCAGAATGATCCTGAATAGTATCTATGATCCTGTGTTTTCGACAAAATCTCATGGTTTCAGAGAAAACAGAAGCTGCCATACTGCACTCAAACAAGTAAAGAACACGTTCACTGGGGTTAAATGGTTCGTTGAAGGCGACATAAAGGGATTCTTCGACAACATTGACCATCATACGCTCATCAACATACTTAAACGAAGAATTGATGATGAAGCGTTTATGAATCTTATTTGGAAGTTCCTCAGAGCAGGATTCGTTGAGAACTGGACATTTAATAACACATACAGTGGTACTCCACAGGGGGGAATTATCAGCCCTGTCCTATCAAATATTTATCTCAATGAACTTGATAACTTCGTTGCGAAGTTGAAATATTCATTTGATAAGGGGAAAGCGCGGAAGAGGCTTAAAGAGTACCGTACAAGAGAGGCCAGACTCATAAGAGCCAAAGGAAGCTACCGAGCCAGATGGACCGAACTTAAACCAGTGGAAAAAGAAATGTGCAGGCAGCACGTTAAAGAGCTTAAGAAACAGATGATGGAACTACCCTACAAAGACCCGATGGATGATGGCTACAGAAGAATACAGTATGTTCGATACGCTGACGATTTTCTGCTAGGTGTGATCGGGAGCAAAGAAGACTGTATAGGAATCAAGCAAGCCATAACAAAATTTCTTGAAACAGAACTAAAAATAGAGCTGTCTCAAGAGAAAACGTTAATTACTCACTCCAGTAAATCGGCTCGTTTTCTCGGATATGATGTGCGGATTAGCCACGATGCAGACACAACGAAAAAAACAGCAAGTGGCCATAAACAACGCACTAGAACCATGGCGGTCGAATTGCTTATGCCTCACGAGGCATGGAGAGATAAGTTGCTTGATTATAAGGCTTTGAAGATCGAATCAGATACGCAAAAGTGGGAATCCATTCATCGAGGACACCTCTTACAAAATGATGACCTAGAAATACTACTGGCTTACAATGCCGAAATTAGAGGCATATACAACTATTACAAGCTGGCTAATGATGTTTACAAGCTGGACAGCTTCAAGCACATTATGGAATACAGCATGTACAAGACGTTCGCCAATAAGTATAAAACTAGCGTTAGGAAAATCAACGCTAAGTTTAGAATTAACGGTCATTTTGGAGTCAGATACGACACCAAAAAAGGGTCGAAAGTTGCCTTCTTCTATAGCGCAGGTTTTAAAAAGGTGCAATCGGAGGAATTCGATCCGAAAATGGATCTCCTTGCAGATTACAAAAGGAATTATATCTATAATCGGACAAAACTCGTTGACCGCCTTCTATCCAGAAAATGTGAATGGTGTGAAATGGAGGGTGTGCCCCTTCAAATGCATCACGTAAGAAAGCTCAAGGATTTGAAGGGGAAGAAAAGATGGGAAAAGCGAATGATTGAGCGTAAGCGGAAAACCCTCGCTCTTTGCAGAAGCTGCCATCTGGATTTACACAACGGGAAGCTAGATTGA